A window of Papilio machaon chromosome 1, ilPapMach1.1, whole genome shotgun sequence contains these coding sequences:
- the LOC106714226 gene encoding tubulin glycylase 3A — protein MAITMALEESTSDSKLHKDSTNKKELRPLSAVSYSRSEHGPETTSSVEQLKQYKSWVSTERWNELKKIADTAMKDHKVFMIKGGGFPAVRRALTERGWIEKYESHKVRHPPANIDPKKVVGKELTKVERMILYKFMEHHSVDFLWTTKRDKYDWLLSNKEVVISRFCRSIFTTKEGLTASLTQMHWYTDPGTALTNFPRCYNIHNSDNLEEFIEDFRTTACISLVKWFCQMFEPNNENNPITNCGKVPFSAIEFAINRLNEYIVFYSHKDIDNVDDEIQHIWEHEWDQFLTHHYLLVHEKAKFMADSNVNVRQIERRASKALASIAKYWPQLDIDGVLNIWIVKPGNKCRGKGIQLMNNIKDIIGLLNIPAQKNRYVVQKYIENPLIIYNTKFDIRQWFLITNCQPLTIWIYKDSYLRFSSQIFSLSNYHESVHLTNNAVQTKYKNNGERDKALPDENMWDCHSFKAYLRQIGKSELWDSKIYPGIKQCLIGAMLACQESMDKRQNSFELYGADFMLTEDFTPWLIEINSSPDLAPTTSVTARLCPQCLEDVIKVVLDRRYNADADTGTFELAYKQVIPKAPAYLGLSLCINGRRLHKKQLKEHKHHHRSVTPLAPRTQIGDVIEDALQPVPPEYSGPIITDFLTWLNPYDSLPTNKDGILLGPKDSLTDPRKTRKKSRI, from the exons ATGGCTATAACAATGGCGTTGGAAGAGAGCACGTCCGACTCAAAGCTTCACAAGGACAGCACCAACAAGAAGGAGCTGCGGCCACTTAGCGCTGTCTCATATTCAAGGTCTGAACACGGACCTG AAACAACGTCATCTGTAGAACAATTAAAGCAGTATAAGAGCTGGGTGAGTACCGAAAGATGGAATGAGCTGAAAAAGATTGCGGACACCGCGATGAAGGACCACAAAGTGTTCATGATCAAAGGCGGTGGATTTCCTGCAGTGCGTCGAGCGTTGACAGAACGCGGATGGATCGAGAAATATGAATCACATAAG gtTCGTCATCCGCCGGCAAATATTGATCCGAAAAAAGTTGTTGGCAAAGAACTTACGAAAGTAGAGAGGATGATATTGTACAAGTTTATGGAACACCACTCCGTTGACTTTCTCTGGACGACAAAAAGGGACAAATATGACTGGTTATTGAGCAATAAGGAGGTCGTTATTAGCAG GTTTTGTAGATCAATATTCACAACAAAAGAAGGTCTCACCGCTTCGCTCACTCAAATGCATTGGTACACGGATCCCGGGACAGCTCTAACAAACTTTCCTCGCTGCTACAATATTCATAACTCCGATAACCTGGAAGAGTTTATTGAAGACTTTCGAACAACAGCCTGCATAAGTCTTGTCAAATGGTTCTGTCAAATGTTCGAACCGAACAATGAAAACAATCCGATCACGAATTGCGGGAAAGTGCCGTTCAGTGCTATTGAATTTGCAATAAATAGATTGAATGAATACATTGTATTCTATTCCCACAAGGACATTGATAATGTCGATGACGAAATTCAACATATATGGGAACATGAGTGGGACCAATTCCTGACACATCACTATCTTCTAGTGCACGAGAAGGCGAAATTTATGGCAGATTCCAATGTTAACGTTag ACAAATAGAAAGGAGGGCCAGCAAAGCTTTGGCATCGATAGCAAAGTATTGGCCGCAGCTAGACATTGATGGGGTCTTAAACATTTGGATCGTGAAGCCAGGCAACAAATGTCGCGGAAAAGGGATCCAGCTcatgaataatattaaagatatcATTGGTCTTCTTAATATACCCGCTCAGAAAAATAGATACGTCGTACAGAAATATATtg aaaacccgcttattatatataatacaaagtTTGATATACGCCAATGGTTTTTGATAACGAATTGCCAACCATTGACTATCTGGATATACAA AGACAGCTATCTAAGATTCAGCTCGCAAATATTCAGCCTGTCAAATTATCATGAATCtgtacatcttactaataacgCCGTGcaaacgaaatataaaaataatggtgAGAGAGATAAAGCCTTACCCGATGAAAATATGTGGGACTGCCATTCATTCAAAGCTTATCTTAg ACAGATAGGAAAGTCTGAATTATGGGACTCAAAAATATATCCCGGCATAAAACAATGTCTTATCGGAGCAATGCTAGCTTGTCAAGAAAGTATGGACAAGAGGCAGAATAGCTTTGAATTGTACGGAGCTGATTTCATGTTGACCGAAGACTTCACGCCGTGGCTAATCGAAATAAATTCTAGTCCGGACTTGGCGCCTACGACGTCTGTTACAGCACGACTATGTCCCCAATGTCTTGAAGATGTAATTAAAG TTGTGCTCGATCGGCGATACAACGCGGACGCTGATACCGGTACATTTGAATTAGCCTACAAGCAGGTCATACCGAAGGCGCCAGCGTACCTCGGCCTCTCGTTATGCATCAATGGAAGGCGGCTCCACAAGAAACAGCTTAAGGAGCACAAACATCATCACAGAAGCGTGACTCCGTTGGCACCTCGTACACAAATCGGCGACGTCATCGAAGATGCCCTCCAGCCAGTGCCACCGGAGTATAGTGGACCTATCATCACTGACTTCCTTACGTGGTTGAATCCTTACGACAGCCTTCCCACGAATAAAGATGGTATACTATTAGGCCCCAAGGATTCTTTAACG GATCCGAGGAAGACGCGAAAAAAATCAAGAATCTAG